A genome region from Sphingobacteriaceae bacterium GW460-11-11-14-LB5 includes the following:
- a CDS encoding AMP nucleosidase, with protein MNEEKDVKKDEEIVAKSKRVKEVESPVKSGLKSKDEIVKNWLPRYTGRPLDQFGDYILLTNFSKYVSMFSEWNDNAPIMGLDKPMQSVTANGITIINFGMGSPLAATMMDLLTAIKPKAVLFLGKCGGLKKKNQLGDLILPIAAIRGEGTSNDYLPAEVPALPAFALQKAISTTIRDHGRDYWTGTCYTTNRRVWEHDKEFKKYLKTLRAMAVDMETATVFTTAFANKIPAGALLLVSDQPMIPEGVKTAESDSSVTEKYVETHLRIGIDSLKQLINNGLTVKHLLF; from the coding sequence ATGAACGAAGAAAAAGACGTAAAAAAAGACGAGGAAATTGTAGCGAAATCGAAAAGAGTGAAGGAGGTAGAATCTCCCGTTAAATCAGGATTAAAATCGAAAGACGAAATTGTTAAAAACTGGTTGCCACGTTATACTGGCAGGCCATTAGATCAATTTGGCGATTATATTCTGTTAACTAATTTCAGTAAGTATGTAAGCATGTTTTCGGAGTGGAACGATAATGCGCCGATTATGGGTTTAGATAAGCCTATGCAAAGTGTTACGGCAAATGGCATTACCATTATCAACTTTGGCATGGGAAGTCCTTTAGCGGCAACCATGATGGACTTACTAACAGCCATTAAACCTAAAGCGGTTCTGTTTTTAGGTAAATGCGGTGGTTTGAAGAAGAAAAACCAGTTAGGCGATTTAATTTTACCCATTGCAGCGATTAGGGGAGAAGGTACTTCAAATGATTACCTGCCGGCAGAAGTACCTGCGTTGCCAGCATTCGCGTTGCAGAAAGCGATTTCTACCACCATTCGGGATCACGGTAGGGATTATTGGACCGGCACCTGTTATACCACCAATCGCAGGGTGTGGGAGCACGATAAAGAATTTAAAAAATACTTGAAAACTTTAAGGGCGATGGCTGTAGATATGGAAACCGCTACGGTTTTTACCACAGCATTTGCCAATAAAATCCCGGCTGGTGCATTGCTTTTAGTTTCCGATCAACCCATGATCCCTGAAGGTGTTAAAACCGCAGAAAGTGATAGCAGTGTAACCGAGAAATATGTAGAAACGCATTTAAGAATCGGTATTGATTCTTTGAAACAGTTAATCAATAATGGATTAACGGTAAAACACTTGTTGTTTTAA